The Argentina anserina chromosome 3, drPotAnse1.1, whole genome shotgun sequence genome includes a region encoding these proteins:
- the LOC126789054 gene encoding syntaxin-124-like, protein MNDLFSSSFKKYTDLKQQAYLDDMEAGKENINLDKFFEDVENVKDDMREVEKLYKQLQEANEESKIVHNAKTMKELRTRMDLDVEQVLKKVKIIKKKLEGLERSNAAHRNNPGCGPGSSADRTRTSVVSGLGKKLKDMMDDFSGLRGRMTAEYKETVERRYFTITGEKASEETIENLISSGESENFMQKAIQEQGRGQIMDTISEIQERHDAVKEIEKNLIELHQIFLDMAALVEAQGHQLNDIESHVMHASSFVRRGTDQLQEAKEQQKKSRKWACIAVLLGIVLLIVILIPVLIQVLPHIMKSK, encoded by the exons ATGAACGACTTGTTTTCGAGCTCGTTCAAGAAATACACCGACCTGAAGCAGCAGGCCTACCTGGACGACATGGAGGCCGGGAAGGAGAATATTAACCTTGACAAGTTTTTCGAAGATGTAGAGAATGTGAAGGATGATATGAGAGAGGTGGAGAAGCTCTACAAGCAGCTACAGGAGGCAAATGAAGAGAGCAAGATTGTCCACAATGCCAAAACCATGAAGGAGCTCCGGACCCGAATGGACTTGGATGTTGAGCAAGTCCTCAAGAAGGTGAAGATCATTAAGAAAAAGCTGGAAGGCCTAGAGCGTTCGAATGCAGCTCATCGAAACAACCCTGGTTGTGGACCTGGTTCTTCAGCTGATCGCACGAGGACCTCAGTGGTTAGTGGCTTGGGGAAGAAACTCAAGGACATGATGGATGACTTTTCGGGATTGAGAGGAAGAATGACAGCCGAGTATAAGGAGACAGTGGAGCGTAGGTACTTCACTATAACTGGAGAGAAAGCAAGCGAAGAGACTATTGAGAATTTGATATCAAGTGGAGAAAGTGAGAATTTCATGCAGAAGGCTATCCAGGAACAGGGGAGAGGTCAGATCATGGATACCATTTCCGAAATTCAAGAGAGACATGACGCTGTGAAGGAGATTGAGAAGAACTTGATCGAGCTGCATCAGATATTCTTGGACATGGCTGCCCTAGTGGAAGCACAAGGGCACCAGTTGAATGACATTGAGAGCCATGTTATGCATGCTAGTTCCTTTGTCAGACGCGGCACGGATCAGCTTCAAGAGGCCAAGGAGCAGCAGAAGAAATCGAGGAAGTGGGCGTGCATCGCTGTACTTCTTGGAATAGTTCTTCTTATTGTCATCCTAATTCCAGTCCTGATCCAAGTTCTGCCACATATAAT GAAATCTAAGTGA
- the LOC126789053 gene encoding uncharacterized protein LOC126789053 — protein MAWLVSLRILLISSGVVALALAMKLYVPLVFEFAMSNLPLMWNSCKSLLRPPYLYVVINAIIITIAASSMFHHDRPQAKLPSPESESTPPSIVYQHREDHDVAPPVVYKHIQEDVAPLVVSYEHREEDMAAPPVVYDHTEAAVVKEVTSVVLVNNLEEPVAQVDLDLEDEGVSKATWTMPKNATKFDDIVLSAEKPLVSTRFSHRKPARFTPEGGRPLRVSKAPKRHDTLENTWKTITEGRPIPLSRHMRKSDPFDHPGRGGGFNVDVEVDDETSAAVHKSKTFKDLTNQQKVMTLAAVSSSSPAGIKLRKEPSLSQDELNRRVEAFIHKFNEDMRLQRQESLNQFMEMINRGSH, from the exons ATGGCGTGGTTGGTGTCGTTGAGGATTCTTTTGATTTCGAGCGGCGTTGTGGCTTTGGCTTTGGCCATGAAGCTCTACGTTCCCTTGGTGTTTGAGTTCGCCATGTCAAACCTTCCTCTGATGTGGAACTCATGCAAATCCTTGCTCCGCCCGCCGTATCTCTACGTCGTCATCAAcgccatcatcatcaccattgCTGCCTCCTCAATGTTCCACCACGATCGGCCTCAGGCAAAGCTTCCTTCCCCGGAGTCTGAATCAACCCCGCCGTCGATTGTCTACCAACACAGAGAAGATCATGATGTGGCGCCGCCAGTGGTGTACAAGCATATACAAGAGGATGTGGCGCCACTGGTGGTGTCGTACGAGCACAGAGAAGAGGACATGGCGGCGCCACCGGTTGTGTACGACCACACAGAGGCGGCTGTGGTTAAAGAGGTGACGTCTGTTGTACTAGTCAACAACCTTGAAGAGCCTGTGGCTCAAGTTGATCTAGATCTTGAGGACGAGGGGGTCTCGAAAGCGACGTGGACGATGCCAAAGAATGCTACTAAGTTTGATGATATTGTTCTGTCGGCGGAGAAGCCTCTAGTCTCTACCAGATTTAGTCACCGGAAACCGGCTAGATTCACCCCTGAAG GTGGGAGGCCGTTACGAGTGTCCAAGGCGCCCAAAAGGCACGACACGCTGGAGAACACATGGAAAACGATAACGGAGGGCCGTCCGATTCCGCTGAGCCGGCACATGAGGAAGAGCGACCCGTTTGATCATCCTGGCCGGGGAGGAGGATTCAACGTTGACGTTGAGGTGGACGACGAGACGTCAGCTGCAGTGCACAAGTCAAAGACGTTTAAGGACCTGACGAACCAGCAGAAGGTGATGACGCTGGCAGCTGTGAGTTCGTCGTCGCCGGCAGGGATTAAGCTGAGGAAAGAGCCGTCGCTGAGTCAGGACGAGTTGAACCGGCGAGTCGAGGCGTTTATACACAAGTTCAATGAAGACATGAGGTTGCAGAGACAAGAGTCGCTGAATCAGTTCATGGAGATGATAAACCGTGGAAGCCATTAG
- the LOC126789052 gene encoding B3 domain-containing protein Os07g0563300 isoform X1, translated as MSTASSSSLSSNCCYNSECGELKSEHPRKAWRLRTGDCAELCDRCAVIYDDGIFCETFHLKASGWRCCESCGKRVHCGCIVSAQAFTLLDPGGIECVTCARKQIILTSNSAWPPTMFFNSPLSERRKDMFGKNWTQLAGSGPVPWRQAPNLFNSSVSSSELHTRVPYGIDGSMGVNKLNSGERISVQPLEKKKTDDFSERLLKVNLAIGTSVSFENGNAGNNCMEQSTSCVNISQQPVSLTEEPSTPQFVLSAPYVSASETNGQPNGQMLATGTNLRPILPVVKQFHGTLYNGVELSIDSQIRNGRLRADPRGRLPRYWPRFTDQELQQMSGDSNSVITPLFEKMLSASDAGKIGRLVLPKKCAEAYFPPISSPEGLPLVVQDSKGKNWVFQFRFWPNNNSRMYVLEGVTPCIQSMQLQAGDIVTFSRLDPGGKLVLGCRRASTTPSDQENDSKKMGNGISARVDVSITDTNSGEVFSNAELADPFTFPKGDTSGYVSKDVEGAKSLIHRKRKNSTLGSKSKRLKIEKDDLIELKITWEEAQGLLRPPPNRVPTVVVIEGFEFEEYEDGPILGKPTLFTKGSKGEKIQWAQCEVCCKWRKLPVNALLPSKWTCSDNSWDPDRSLCSAAQELTTEQLEDLLPRSSSVPPKNIKAAKQDPDNIAALEGLDTLANLAILGESESLSASAQATTKHPRHRPGCSCIVCIQPPSGKGPKHKQTCICNVCSTVKRRFRTLMMRREKNKSEKEAETTRKKQHQQQLLEDDTLLSGHIGGSSPNNRVEILDLSDDDVNRTKSPTPPYKGQIDLNIQPEREEDLSPGSDSGGMIKLLQDATERYLRQQRQSLSSASGVDRSLGNKSLLAGSEAGGEPLGNIAILANGNHDGGNDHPPTLSVKASASMTFT; from the exons ATGTCGACCGCgtcgtcttcttctttatcCTCCAACTGCTGCTACAATTCCGAGTGCGGCGAATTGAAGTCGGAGCACCCCCGGAAGGCCTGGCGCCTCCGCACCGGTGACTGCGCCGAGCTCTGCGATCGATGCGC TGTCATATACGATGATGGAATATTCTGTGAGACTTTCCATTTGAAAGCTTCTGGGTGGAGGTGTTGTGAGTCATGTGGAAAG CGGGTTCATTGTGGATGTATCGTTTCAGCTCAAGCCTTTACCTTGTTGGATCCTGGAGGGATTGAGTGTGTAACATGTGCGAGGAAACAAATTATTTTG ACATCAAATTCAGCATGGCCACCAACTATGTTCTTTAATTCACCTTTATCTGAAAGACGGAAGGACATGTTTGGCAAAAATTGGACTCAGTTAGCTGGATCTGGTCCTGTACCATGGAGGCAGGCACCCAATTTATTTAATTCTTCAGTTTCTTCATCTGAGCTGCATACGAGGGTGCCATATGGTATTGATGGTTCAATGGGAGTCAATAAACTTAATTCCGGTGAAAGAATATCAGTCCAACCattggaaaagaagaaaactgaTGATTTTTCTGAAAGACTATTGAAAGTGAACCTTGCAATTGGCACATCAGTTAGTTTTGAAAATGGGAACGCAG GAAATAATTGCATGGAACAAAGTACTTCATGTGTAAATATATCTCAACAGCCGGTCTCTTTGACGGAGGAACCATCTACTCCACAATTTGTCCTGTCTGCTCCTTATGTATCAGCAAGTGAGACAAACGGTCAACCAAATGGTCAGATGTTGGCTACAGGAACCAATTTGCGGCCTATCCTTCCTGTGGTAAAGCAGTTTCATGGTACTTTATATAATGGAGTCGAATTGTCGATTGATAGTCAGATCCGCAATGGAAGGCTTCGAGCAGATCCCAGAGGAAGACTTCCACGATACTGGCCTAGGTTTACTGATCAAGAGCTACAACAAATGTCCGGAGA TTCAAATTCTGTCATTACTCCATTATTTGAGAAAATGTTGAGCGCAAGTGATGCTGGGAAGATTGGACGTCTGGTGTTGCCAAAAAAGTGCGCAGAG GCCTACTTCCCACCGATTTCTAGTCCCGAAGGATTACCACTTGTAGTGCAAGATTCAAAAGGCAAGAATTGGGTATTTCAGTTTCGCTTCTGGCCCAACAATAATAGCAGAATGTATGTTTTGGAGGGCGTTACTCCTTGCATACAGTCTATGCAATTGCAAGCAGGCGACATAG TGACATTCAGTCGATTAGATCCTGGAGGGAAGTTGGTTTTGGGGTGCAGAAGGGCTTCAACTACTCCATCTGATCAG GAAAATGATTCAAAGAAGATGGGGAATGGAATTTCAGCCCGCGTTGATGTTAGTATAACAGATACTAACTCTGGTGAAGTTTTTTCAAAT GCTGAATTGGCAGATCCCTTTACATTCCCCAAAGGTGATACATCTGGTTACGTATCAAAAGATGTAGAGGGAGCTAAATCTTTGATCCATcggaaaaggaaaaatagcACCTTGGGTTCTAAGAGTAAGCgcctgaaaattgaaaaggacGATCTGATAGAGCTGAAGATAACATGGGAAGAAGCTCAAGGACTGCTTCGACCTCCTCCTAACCGTGTTCCTACTGTTGTGGTGATTGAAGGTTTTGAGTTTGAGGAATATGAG GATGGTCCGATTCTTGGGAAACCGACACTTTTCACTAAGGGAAGTAAAGG TGAGAAGATTCAGTGGGCACAATGTGAAGTCTGTTGCAAGTGGCGCAAATTGCCTGTTAATGCTCTTCTTCCCTCAAAGTGGACTTGCTCGGATAATTCATGGGACCCTGATAG GTCTTTGTGTTCAGCAGCTCAAGAGTTGACAACAGAGCAGCTTGAAGATCTGCTTCCACGTAGTAGTTCAG TTCCTCCTAAGAATATAAAGGCCGCTAAACAAGACCCAGATAACATAGCAGCGTTGGAAGGGCTTGATACACTGGCAAACCTAGCTATCTTGGGAGAGAGTGAGTCACTCTCAGCATCAGCGCAGGCCACAACAAAGCACCCCCGACATAGGCCTGGATGCTCATGCATTGTCTGCATCCAGCCCCCCAGTGGGAAGGGTCCTAAACACAAGCAAACATGCATCTGTAATGTATGCTCGACAGTAAAGCGCCGCTTCCGTACTCTAATGATGCGGCGTGAGAAAAATAAGTCGGAGAAAGAAGCAGAAACCACACGAAAAAAGCAGCACCAACAGCAATTACTAGAGGACGACACCCTCTTAAGTGGCCACATAGGAGGCAGCAGTCCAAATAACAGAGTGGAGATCCTCGACCTTTCTGATGATGACGTTAATAGGACTAAATCTCCAACTCCACCTTATAAAGGCCAAATTGACCTGAACATCCAGCCAGAGCGGGAGGAAGATCTATCACCTGGCTCAGATTCTGGTGGCATGATAAAGTTGCTTCAAGATGCCACAGAAAGATATCTGAGGCAGCAGAGGCAGAGTTTATCTTCAGCTTCTGGCGTTGACAGATCATTGGGCAACAAGTCACTGCTAGCTGGAAGTGAAGCAGGGGGAGAACCACTTGGCAACATCGCAATTCTCGCGAATGGCAATCATGATGGTGGAAATGATCACCCTCCAACTTTATCTGTCAAAGCATCTGCTTCAATGACATTTACGTGA
- the LOC126789052 gene encoding B3 domain-containing protein Os07g0563300 isoform X2 encodes MSTASSSSLSSNCCYNSECGELKSEHPRKAWRLRTGDCAELCDRCAVIYDDGIFCETFHLKASGWRCCESCGKRVHCGCIVSAQAFTLLDPGGIECVTCARKQIILTSNSAWPPTMFFNSPLSERRKDMFGKNWTQLAGSGPVPWRQAPNLFNSSVSSSELHTRVPYGIDGSMGVNKLNSGERISVQPLEKKKTDDFSERLLKVNLAIGTSVSFENGNAGNNCMEQSTSCVNISQQPVSLTEEPSTPQFVLSAPYVSASETNGQPNGQMLATGTNLRPILPVVKQFHGTLYNGVELSIDSQIRNGRLRADPRGRLPRYWPRFTDQELQQMSGDSNSVITPLFEKMLSASDAGKIGRLVLPKKCAEAYFPPISSPEGLPLVVQDSKGKNWVFQFRFWPNNNSRMYVLEGVTPCIQSMQLQAGDIVTFSRLDPGGKLVLGCRRASTTPSDQENDSKKMGNGISARVDAELADPFTFPKGDTSGYVSKDVEGAKSLIHRKRKNSTLGSKSKRLKIEKDDLIELKITWEEAQGLLRPPPNRVPTVVVIEGFEFEEYEDGPILGKPTLFTKGSKGEKIQWAQCEVCCKWRKLPVNALLPSKWTCSDNSWDPDRSLCSAAQELTTEQLEDLLPRSSSVPPKNIKAAKQDPDNIAALEGLDTLANLAILGESESLSASAQATTKHPRHRPGCSCIVCIQPPSGKGPKHKQTCICNVCSTVKRRFRTLMMRREKNKSEKEAETTRKKQHQQQLLEDDTLLSGHIGGSSPNNRVEILDLSDDDVNRTKSPTPPYKGQIDLNIQPEREEDLSPGSDSGGMIKLLQDATERYLRQQRQSLSSASGVDRSLGNKSLLAGSEAGGEPLGNIAILANGNHDGGNDHPPTLSVKASASMTFT; translated from the exons ATGTCGACCGCgtcgtcttcttctttatcCTCCAACTGCTGCTACAATTCCGAGTGCGGCGAATTGAAGTCGGAGCACCCCCGGAAGGCCTGGCGCCTCCGCACCGGTGACTGCGCCGAGCTCTGCGATCGATGCGC TGTCATATACGATGATGGAATATTCTGTGAGACTTTCCATTTGAAAGCTTCTGGGTGGAGGTGTTGTGAGTCATGTGGAAAG CGGGTTCATTGTGGATGTATCGTTTCAGCTCAAGCCTTTACCTTGTTGGATCCTGGAGGGATTGAGTGTGTAACATGTGCGAGGAAACAAATTATTTTG ACATCAAATTCAGCATGGCCACCAACTATGTTCTTTAATTCACCTTTATCTGAAAGACGGAAGGACATGTTTGGCAAAAATTGGACTCAGTTAGCTGGATCTGGTCCTGTACCATGGAGGCAGGCACCCAATTTATTTAATTCTTCAGTTTCTTCATCTGAGCTGCATACGAGGGTGCCATATGGTATTGATGGTTCAATGGGAGTCAATAAACTTAATTCCGGTGAAAGAATATCAGTCCAACCattggaaaagaagaaaactgaTGATTTTTCTGAAAGACTATTGAAAGTGAACCTTGCAATTGGCACATCAGTTAGTTTTGAAAATGGGAACGCAG GAAATAATTGCATGGAACAAAGTACTTCATGTGTAAATATATCTCAACAGCCGGTCTCTTTGACGGAGGAACCATCTACTCCACAATTTGTCCTGTCTGCTCCTTATGTATCAGCAAGTGAGACAAACGGTCAACCAAATGGTCAGATGTTGGCTACAGGAACCAATTTGCGGCCTATCCTTCCTGTGGTAAAGCAGTTTCATGGTACTTTATATAATGGAGTCGAATTGTCGATTGATAGTCAGATCCGCAATGGAAGGCTTCGAGCAGATCCCAGAGGAAGACTTCCACGATACTGGCCTAGGTTTACTGATCAAGAGCTACAACAAATGTCCGGAGA TTCAAATTCTGTCATTACTCCATTATTTGAGAAAATGTTGAGCGCAAGTGATGCTGGGAAGATTGGACGTCTGGTGTTGCCAAAAAAGTGCGCAGAG GCCTACTTCCCACCGATTTCTAGTCCCGAAGGATTACCACTTGTAGTGCAAGATTCAAAAGGCAAGAATTGGGTATTTCAGTTTCGCTTCTGGCCCAACAATAATAGCAGAATGTATGTTTTGGAGGGCGTTACTCCTTGCATACAGTCTATGCAATTGCAAGCAGGCGACATAG TGACATTCAGTCGATTAGATCCTGGAGGGAAGTTGGTTTTGGGGTGCAGAAGGGCTTCAACTACTCCATCTGATCAG GAAAATGATTCAAAGAAGATGGGGAATGGAATTTCAGCCCGCGTTGAT GCTGAATTGGCAGATCCCTTTACATTCCCCAAAGGTGATACATCTGGTTACGTATCAAAAGATGTAGAGGGAGCTAAATCTTTGATCCATcggaaaaggaaaaatagcACCTTGGGTTCTAAGAGTAAGCgcctgaaaattgaaaaggacGATCTGATAGAGCTGAAGATAACATGGGAAGAAGCTCAAGGACTGCTTCGACCTCCTCCTAACCGTGTTCCTACTGTTGTGGTGATTGAAGGTTTTGAGTTTGAGGAATATGAG GATGGTCCGATTCTTGGGAAACCGACACTTTTCACTAAGGGAAGTAAAGG TGAGAAGATTCAGTGGGCACAATGTGAAGTCTGTTGCAAGTGGCGCAAATTGCCTGTTAATGCTCTTCTTCCCTCAAAGTGGACTTGCTCGGATAATTCATGGGACCCTGATAG GTCTTTGTGTTCAGCAGCTCAAGAGTTGACAACAGAGCAGCTTGAAGATCTGCTTCCACGTAGTAGTTCAG TTCCTCCTAAGAATATAAAGGCCGCTAAACAAGACCCAGATAACATAGCAGCGTTGGAAGGGCTTGATACACTGGCAAACCTAGCTATCTTGGGAGAGAGTGAGTCACTCTCAGCATCAGCGCAGGCCACAACAAAGCACCCCCGACATAGGCCTGGATGCTCATGCATTGTCTGCATCCAGCCCCCCAGTGGGAAGGGTCCTAAACACAAGCAAACATGCATCTGTAATGTATGCTCGACAGTAAAGCGCCGCTTCCGTACTCTAATGATGCGGCGTGAGAAAAATAAGTCGGAGAAAGAAGCAGAAACCACACGAAAAAAGCAGCACCAACAGCAATTACTAGAGGACGACACCCTCTTAAGTGGCCACATAGGAGGCAGCAGTCCAAATAACAGAGTGGAGATCCTCGACCTTTCTGATGATGACGTTAATAGGACTAAATCTCCAACTCCACCTTATAAAGGCCAAATTGACCTGAACATCCAGCCAGAGCGGGAGGAAGATCTATCACCTGGCTCAGATTCTGGTGGCATGATAAAGTTGCTTCAAGATGCCACAGAAAGATATCTGAGGCAGCAGAGGCAGAGTTTATCTTCAGCTTCTGGCGTTGACAGATCATTGGGCAACAAGTCACTGCTAGCTGGAAGTGAAGCAGGGGGAGAACCACTTGGCAACATCGCAATTCTCGCGAATGGCAATCATGATGGTGGAAATGATCACCCTCCAACTTTATCTGTCAAAGCATCTGCTTCAATGACATTTACGTGA
- the LOC126789051 gene encoding uncharacterized protein LOC126789051, protein MAISQELYPSQDDLLYEEELLRNPYSLKLWWRYLIARSDAPFKKRRTIYERAVKALPGSYKLWHAYLRERLELVRSFPISHSEYETLNNTFERALVTMHKMPRIWILYLQSLTEQRLVTKTRRTFDRALCALPVQQHDRIWELYLVFVSQKGMPIQTSLRVYRRYLLYDPTHVEDFIAFLIDSELWQEAAERLASVLNDDRFRSIKGKTKHRLWLELCDLLTKNATAVSGLNVDAIIRGGIKKFTDEVGRLWTSLADYYIKRSLFEKARDVFEEGMQTVVTVRDFSVIFDAYAQFEESMLAIKMEALGSDEEEEEDEGRMEDDGSEEEEEDVRTNVDLSVAELERKILHGFWLHDENDVDLRLARLDHLMDRRPELANSVLLRQNPHNVEQWHRRVKLFEGNPTKQILTYTQAVKTVDPMQAVGKPHTLWVSFAKLYETHGDIANARVIFDKAVQVNYKTVDNLASLWCEWAEMELRHKNFKRALELMSRATAEPSVEVKRRVAADGNQPVQIKLHKSLRLWTFYVDLEESLGTLESTRAVYERILDLRIATPQIIINYALLLEEHKYFEDAFKVYEKGTQIFKYPHVKDIWITYLSKFVKRYGKTKLERARLLFEDAVKAAPADAKKPLYLQFAKLEEDYGLAKRAMHVYDEATKAVPNHEKLSMYEIYIARAAEIFGIPQTRAIYEQAIESGLPDKDVKPMCLKFAELEKSLGEIDRARQIYIFASQFSDPRSDAEFWNKWHEFEVQHGNEDTFREMLRIKRSVSASYTQTHFILPEYAMQKDQRLSIDEAKDKLKQAGVPEDEMAALERQLAPVISDTPSKDSNRKVGFVSAGTESQTDEGIKVTANHEDIELPEESDSEDEANVEIAQKEVPAAVFGDLANKRKDIEDDEGGNKDGESPLGALERIKRLRKG, encoded by the exons ATGGCGATCTCTCAAGAACTCTACCCCTCCCAAGACGACCTCCTCTACGAAGAAGAGCTTCTCCGAAACCCTTACAGCCTCAAGCTCTGGTGGCGCTACCTAATCGCCCGCTCCGACGCTCCCTTCAAGAAGCGCCGCACCATCTACGAACGCGCCGTCAAGGCCCTCCCCGGAAGCTACAAGCTCTGGCACGCCTACCTCCGCGAGCGCCTCGAGCTCGTCCGCAGCTTCCCCATCTCCCACTCCGAGTACGAAACCCTAAACAACACCTTCGAAAGGGCCCTGGTCACGATGCACAAGATGCCGCGGATCTGGATCCTCTACCTCCAGAGCCTCACTGAGCAGAGGCTGGTGACGAAGACGCGGCGGACCTTCGACCGCGCGCTGTGTGCTCTGCCGGTGCAGCAGCACGACCGGATTTGGGAGCTCTATCTGGTGTTCGTGAGCCAGAAGGGGATGCCGATCCAGACCTCGCTTCGGGTCTACAGGAGGTACTTGCTTTACGATCCCACTCATGTTGAGGATTTCATTGCGTTTTTGATTGACTCTGAGCTGTGGCAAGAGGCGGCGGAGCGGTTAGCCTCGGTGCTGAATGATGATCGGTTTAGGTCGATTAAGGGGAAGACGAAGCATAGGTTGTGGTTGGAGTTGTGTGATTTGCTTACTAAGAATGCGACGGCCGTGTCGGGGCTGAATGTGGATGCGATTATTAGGGGAGGGATTAAGAAGTTTACGGATGAGGTGGGGCGGCTGTGGACGTCGCTGGCGGATTATTATATCAAGAGGAGCTTGTTTGAGAAGGCGAGGGACGTGTTTGAGGAGGGGATGCAGACTGTGGTGACTGTTAGGGATTTTAGTGTGATTTTCGACGCGTATGCGCAGTTTGAGGAGAGTATGCTTGCCATTAAGATGGAGGCGTTAGGAAgtgatgaggaggaggaggaggatgaggGGAGAATGGAAGACGATGGAAgcgaagaggaggaggaagatgttAGGACAAATGTAGACTTGTCGGTGGCTGAGCTCGAGAGGAAAATACTCCATGGGTTTTGGCTGCATGATGAGAATGATGTTGATCTGAGGCTGGCGAGATTGGACCATCTTATGGATAGAAGACCTGAACTGGCTAATAGTGTATTGTTGAGACAAAATCCGCATAATGTAGAGCAATGGCACCGGAGAGTGAAGCTCTTTGAGGGCAATCCGACGAAGCAGATACTTACGTATACCCAGGCTGTGAAGACAGTGGATCCAATGCAAGCAGTGGGGAAGCCTCATACGTTGTGGGTTTCTTTTGCTAAGCTGTATGAAACACACGGAGATATTGCAAATGCGAGAGTGATTTTTGATAAGGCCGTCCAGGTCAACTACAAGACGGTGGACAATCTGGCTAGTCTATGGTGTGAGTGGGCAGAAATGGAATTGCGGCATAAGAACTTTAAACGTGCCCTGGAATTGATGAGTAGAGCTACAGCAGAGCCATCTGTTGAGGTCAAACGAAGAG TTGCTGCTGATGGGAATCAACCAGTTCAGATTAAGCTCCATAAATCCTTGAGGCTTTGGACCTTTTACGTGGATCTGGAGGAGAGCTTAGGTACACTAGAGTCTACGAGGGCAGTGTATGAAAGGATTCTAGATTTGAGAATAGCCACACCTCAAATTATAATCAACTATGCGTTGCTTCTTGAA GAACATAAATATTTTGAAGATGCATTCAAAGTTTATGAAAAGGGTACTCAAATATTCAAGTATCCGCATGTCAAAGACATATGGATTACATATCTCTCCAAATTTGTAAAAAGATACGGGAAGACTAAGCTGGAACGTGCAAGATTGCTTTTTGAGGATGCTGTTAAAGCG GCTCCTGCTGATGCGAAGAAACCTTTATATCTTCAATTTGCAAAGCTGGAGGAGGATTATGGTTTAGCAAAGCGGGCTATGCATGTGTATGATGAAGCAACCAAGGCTGTTCCGAACCATGAAAAGTTGAGCATGTATGAAATTTACATTGCCCGTGCAGCTGAGATCTTTGGGATCCCCCAAACAAGGGCCATATATGAGCAAGCAATAGAATCTGGTCTCCCTGACAAAGATGTGAAGCCAATGTGCTTAAAGTTTGCTGAGCTTGAAAAGAGCTTGGGCGAAATTGATCGTGCTCggcaaatttatatatttgcatCACAGTTTTCCGATCCGCGATCAGATGCAGAATTCTGGAACAAATGGCACGAGTTTGAGGTGCAACACGGGAATGAAGATACATTTAGAGAAATGCTTCGAATCAAACGAAGTGTTTCTGCAAGCTATACTCAG ACACACTTTATTCTACCCGAGTACGCGATGCAAAAGGATCAGAGGTTGAGCATTGATGAGGCAAAAGACAAATTGAAACAGGCTGGAGTCCCTGAAGATGAAATGGCTGCTCTTGAGAGGCAGTTGGCTCCTGTGATCAGCGATACGCCCTCGAAAGACAGCAACAGGAAAGTGGGCTTTGTGAGTGCTGGAACAGAATCACAGACTGATGAAGGGATAAAAGTTACTGCAAATCACGAGGACATAGAACTACCAGAAGAAAGTGATTCTGAAGACGAGGCGAATGTTGAAATTGCACAAAAAGAGGTCCCTGCTGCTGTTTTCGGGGATTTGGCTaacaagagaaaggatattgAAGATGATGAGGGCGGAAACAAGGACGGTGAGAGCCCCCTTGGTGCGCTTGAGAGAATAAAGAGGCTAAGAAAAGGGTGA
- the LOC126789055 gene encoding vacuolar protein sorting-associated protein 28 homolog 1 produces MEVKLWNDKREREMYENFSELYAIIKATEKLERAYIRDVITSSVYETECQKLIAHFKTLSSTLKDTIPSVERFADTYKMDCPAAINRLVTSGVPATVEHRAAAASSMTSSAAAVAECTQNFITAMDSLKLNMIAVDQVHPLLSDLATSLNKLTFLPPDFLGKVKLKEWIARLSKMGAADELTEQQARQLHFDLESSYNSFMAALPNAGN; encoded by the coding sequence ATGGAGGTCAAGCTATGGAATGACAAGCGTGAAAGAGAAATGTATGAGAATTTCTCTGAGTTATATGCCATTATAAAGGCCACTGAGAAGCTTGAAAGGGCATACATTCGCGACGTGATCACTTCATCGGTGTATGAGACTGAATGCCAAAAACTCATCGCCCATTTCAAGACTTTGTCTTCCACTCTTAAGGACACTATTCCGAGCGTTGAGCGCTTTGCAGATACATATAAGATGGACTGCCCAGCAGCTATAAACCGCCTTGTGACCTCCGGAGTTCCTGCCACGGTGGAGCACAGAGCTGCTGCAGCTTCCTCCATGACATCCTCAGCTGCTGCTGTGGCCGAGTGCACACAGAATTTCATTACAGCAATGGACTCATTGAAGTTGAATATGATTGCAGTTGATCAGGTGCACCCCCTGCTTTCAGACCTCGCAACATCTCTCAATAAATTGACCTTTCTGCCACCAGACTTCTTGGGGAAGGTGAAGTTGAAGGAATGGATTGCAAGGCTGTCCAAGATGGGTGCAGCGGATGAGTTGACTGAGCAACAGGCCAGACAACTTCACTTTGATCTTGAGTCATCCTATAACTCATTCATGGCAGCTTTACCCAATGCTGGTAATTGA